In Terriglobales bacterium, a single window of DNA contains:
- a CDS encoding cysteine dioxygenase family protein yields MSHPLRTTVEDLVEGLKRFEAHLITKEEVRKFVDANRLSADSLRPYSFFRDDFYTRNLIYRDKLFEVMIICWKPGQKTAVHTHNGQLGWMDIAQGELAVHNYKYLSCNAPENQNVVGIDCLGGATRIELERCATEHCHVDGGISTVDKLQTIHQIENTDPARAGAISLHIYSLPIESCIAFDLEHQRCYRRTLKYFSQYGKVELEVEVKAGEQLYQVG; encoded by the coding sequence ATGTCCCACCCGCTGCGTACCACCGTCGAAGACCTGGTGGAAGGGCTCAAGCGATTCGAGGCGCACCTCATCACCAAGGAAGAGGTGCGCAAATTCGTGGACGCCAACCGCCTGAGCGCCGATTCCCTGCGGCCTTACAGCTTTTTCCGCGACGACTTCTATACCCGCAACCTGATCTATCGCGACAAGCTGTTCGAGGTGATGATCATCTGCTGGAAGCCCGGGCAGAAGACCGCGGTCCATACGCACAACGGCCAGCTCGGCTGGATGGACATCGCTCAGGGAGAGCTGGCCGTCCACAACTACAAGTATCTGAGCTGCAACGCGCCGGAGAACCAGAACGTGGTGGGCATCGACTGTCTGGGCGGGGCCACGCGCATCGAGCTGGAGCGCTGCGCCACCGAGCATTGCCACGTGGATGGCGGCATCTCCACTGTGGACAAGCTGCAGACCATCCACCAGATCGAGAACACCGACCCGGCCAGGGCGGGCGCGATCAGCCTGCATATCTATTCCCTGCCTATCGAGTCGTGCATCGCCTTCGACCTGGAGCACCAGCGCTGCTACCGCCGCACTCTCAAGTACTTCAGCCAGTACGGAAAGGTGGAGCTGGAGGTCGAGGTCAAAGCAGGAGAGCAGCTCTATCAGGTGGGCTAG